A stretch of Cryptococcus neoformans var. neoformans JEC21 chromosome 10 sequence DNA encodes these proteins:
- a CDS encoding expressed protein, with the protein MRALRLLTPLALLIPPSVAETSTPNTGDQIQAFQFAFTSSNLVLPITYTCPTPLTLTKISSTSAQTSDPSAPYTLVALVHEQLYDGAGTQYERVYSASLDMGDMSTEQTISHPWGNGTQFIACMWAANGVSGGCQDLYTVVPSELTAESYEDESSTCRTPDVLGSWVTPASETLDVTVEGVSGDIAINAWPPACSDLRFSPNNGTAPYTLIIAPAAHPPVNITSADGSSVNYTVRLTHGQAFMAAMYDSEGNSWVYGPLHSGQSDDLSCLAVATGQEESKTKSGYGVAILAGSIAGAFVLGAIGAGLVMWCLGRRSGPMTSPSTEDLYANPRPASYRTASGSIFGKPLNANSTPPMDFDTPSTLYDPHLPGPSGAYPQPKLSPILNRESPNSASTSSRDRAFPRSSVGQDNVGEYINPYDLPSGYRDSISMADFRPLGSQASENTARSATHMSPTGSGDRSSHIQETSWNSRCSMPLPPTVQSPTPPSGSHRRYSSFSPRPGSYHSLNSPGAEDSGSSPTPGTTPTSRMRNVYVVHSDAGDADVTIRLPDGHNHVVELPPTYRETPSPASARDSYNHGDHSPALSGRHSIPSMLPPLKRHGSSWESDMASPPRPNALELTRTRVSGFSIGSGTGEEELRARAEAAMKEKERLLS; encoded by the exons ATGCGTgctctccgcctcctcaCACCCCTCGCCCTGCTCATCCCGCCGAGTGTCGCAGAAACTTCAACTCCCAACACTGGCGATCAAATACAGGCGTTTCAATTCGCCTTCACCAGCTCCAATCTCGTGTTGCCCATTACATACACCTGCCCCACACCGCTTACTCTGACAAAAATCAGCTCAACAAGCGCACAGACCTCTGATCCATCAGCGCCATACACTTTGGTCGCTCTCGTGCATGAACAGCTTTATGATGGTGCAGGAACACAATACGAAAGGGTGTACTCGGCTAGTCTGGATATGGGCGATATGAGCACTGAACAGACAATCTCTCATCCATGGGGGAATGGCACGCAATTTATCGCATGTATGTGGGCGGCCAACGGGGTGTCAGGTGGATGTCAG GACCTTTACACCGTTGTACCGTCAGAGCTTACCGCTGAGTCGTACGAGGATGAATCTTCAACATGCAGAACACCAGATGTTCTCGGATCCTGGGTAACACCAGCAAGTGAAACGCTGGACGTTACTGTCGAAGGCGTCTCCGGAGATATCGCCATAAACGCCTGGCCGCCCGCAT GCTCGGATCTCCGATTTTCCCCCAACAACGGGACTGCACCCTATACCCTCATCATTGCTCCGGCTGCCCACCCTCCAGTCAACATCACTTCTGCGGACGGCTCCTCTGTCAACTACACCGTCCGACTCACTCACGGTCAAGCATTCATGGCAGCCATGTATGACAGTGAAGGAAATTCTTGGGTGTACGGGCCACTGCATTCGGGGCAAAGTGATGATCTGAGCTGTCTGGCCGTGGCCACAGGACAAGAGGAGAGCAAGACAAAGAGCGGCTATGGCGTCGCTATCTTGGCCGGCAGTATAGCAGGCGCGTTCGTGCTGGGTGCTATTGGTGCAGGCCTAGTCATGTGGTGTCTTGGTCGGAGATCAGGTCCTATGACA TCGCCTTCGACTGAAGACCTCTACGCAAATCCACGTCCAGCATCATATCGCACCGCTTCCGGTTCCATCTTTGGCAAACCTCTCAACGCAAACTCTACTCCTCCCATGGACTTTGACACACCTTCGACTCTTTACGATCCCCATTTACCAGGCCCTTCTGGTGCTTATCCGCAGCCCAAATTAAGCCCAATCCTTAACCGAGAAAGCCCCAACTCTGCTTCTACTTCGTCCCGTGATCGAGCATTCCCCCGCTCTTCAGTCGGTCAAGATAACGTAGGTGAATACATCAATCCATACGATCTGCCTAGTGGGTACCGCGATAGCATCAGTATGGCGGATTTCCGTCCTTTAGGTTCACAAGCGAGCGAAAACACGGCCCGCTCTGCTACACACATGAGTCCTACTGGTTCGGGAGACAGATCCTCGCATATCCAGGAAACATCTTGGAATTCACGCTGTTCCATGCCTCTGCCGCCTACCGTCCAAAGCCCAACCCCTCCCAGTGGCTCCCACAGGCGCTACTCATCTTTTTCCCCTCGACCAGGTTCGTACCACTCTCTGAATAGCCCAGGTGCGGAAGACTCGGGCTCGTCGCCAACACCTGGGACAACGCCCACCTCTCGCATGCGCAACGTCTACGTCGTACATTCTGACGCTGGTGATGCCGACGTCACCATTCGACTTCCAGATGGGCACAACCACGTCGTCGAGCTTCCCCCTACCTACCGCGAAACACCATCGCCTGCTTCTGCACGAGACAGTTATAATCACGGTGATCACAGCCCAGCGCTTTCGGGACGGCACAGTATACCAAGTATGCTGCCGCCTTTGAAGAGACATGGATCGAGTTGGGAGTCGGATATGGCGTCACCTCCTCGGCCAAACGCCTTGGAGCTGACGAGAACTCGGGTGAGCGGGTTTAGTATTGGGTCGGGGACgggggaggaagaactAAGGGCCCGGGCGGAAGCAGCcatgaaggaaaaggaaaggctGCTGTCCTGA
- a CDS encoding pyruvate decarboxylase, putative codes for MSDNEQVAFFTYILERLKQCGVKQIFGVPGDFNLTALDYIEKDPELQWVGNANELNAAYASDGYARVKGTLAVVITTFGVGELSALCGIAGCLSERVPVLHIVGAPSTSLQAKQSLLHHTLNLPESFSTFSSMSAPLSCSQALINNIEPKTPTSWTEAFDKTLKAVLEQCRPGYVEVPTDAVHAKVSAEGLKQPLPPPHSAPPPESMGTSLSNTSASAASRGAAQVSLSTAPTNVPSAPSSDDVTAHVVEDITKRFGEAKKPIILVDACAGRFGMAIEVRKLVDACGIRFFETPMGKSLMDERHPLYGGCYAGANSLPTVQKEVESADFVLYVGALKSDFNSGSFSVNIDPKVIVELHSFTTTIGYASYPTTDIRTILPLLRPAFEKLGRGKQSEGQSVEQKVEDKSVDSPVVPDPKGDEIKHEWLWPRVGKWFQDTDIIITETGTSSFGLTNVVLPSNSTYIAQILWGAIGWSVGACLGAAMAAKENGNNRRTVLFVGDGSLQLTLQEIGTMLRRGVHPYIFVLNNDGYEIERQIHGWTAEYNDIQLYDHQLLLPFLAGKKTKTPYQSYAVHTPQEFSKLLDDEEFNKPDRLRLIEVFMPRGDAPAGLIRQAKLTAEANDRI; via the exons atgtCCGATAACGAACAAGTAGCCTTCTTCACTTACATCCTTGAGCGTCTCAAGCAGTGCGGCGTCAAGCAGATCTTTGGTGTTCCCGGTGACTTCAACTTGACTGC CCTTGACTATATCGAGAAGGACCCGGAACTCCAATGGGTCGGCAACGCCAACGAGCTCAACGCT GCCTATGCTTCTGACGGTTATGCCCGAGTGAAGGGCACTTTGGCCGTCGTAATCACCACTTTTGGTGTCGGTGAGCTCTCTGCTCTCTG TGGTATCGCTGGTTGTCTCTCCGAGCGAGTCCCCGTCCTTCACATTGTTGGTGCCCCCAGCACTTCTTTACAG GCCAAGCAGTCTCTTTTGCACCACACTCTTAACCTTCCCGAATCGTTCagcaccttctcctcaatgAGCGCGCCTCTCTCATGTTCTCAGGCCCTAATTAATAACATTGAGCCCAAGACTCCTACTTCTTGGACTGAAGCATTCGATAAGACTCTCAAGGCTGTCCTTGAGCAGTGTCGACCTGGTTATGTCGAAGTTCCTACAGACGCTGTTCACGCCAAGGTTTCGGCCGAGGGTCTTAAGCAGCCCCTA CCTCCACCCCACTCTGCTCCCCCTCCCGAGTCTATGGGTACTTCCCTCTCTAACACCAGCGCCTCAGCCGCCTCCCGAGGCGCGGCGCAAGTTTCGCTTAGCACTGCACCCACCAATGTTCCCAGTGCTCCCTCCTCTGACGATGTGACAGCCCACGTTGTTGAGGATATTACTAAGCGATTCGGTGAGGCTAAGAAGCCTATCATCCTTGTAGATGCTTGTGCCGGCAGGTTCGGTATGGCTATTGAGGTTAGAAAGCTGGTCGATGCCTGTGGTATCCGATTCTTTGAGA CGCCAATGGGTAAGAGTTTGATGGACGAGCGTCACCCACTCTACGGAGGTTGTTACGCCGGTGCCAACTCTCTTCCTACCGTCCAAAAGGAAGTTGAGTCTGCCGACTTTGTCCTTTACGTCGGTGCCCTCAAGTCCGACTTCAACTCTGGATCATTCTCCGTCAACATTGACCCCAAGGTTATCGTCGAACTTCACTCTTTCACCACCACTATCGGGTACGCTTCCTATCCTACCACCGATATCAGGACCAttttgcctcttctcaGGCCTGCCTTTGAGAAGCTCGGTCGGGGTAAGCAATCCGAGGGTCAGAGTGTTGAGCAAAAGGTTGAGGATAAGAGCGTCGACAGCCCTGTGGTGCCCGATCCTAAGGGTGATGAAATCAAGCACGAATGGTTATGGCCTCGAGTTGGCAAGTGGTTCCAGGACACTG atatcatcatcaccgaGACTGGTACTTCCTCCTTTGGCCTCACCAACGTCGTCCTCCCTTCAAATTCTACTTACATTGCCCAAATCCTTTGGGGTGCCATCGGTTGGTCCGTCGGTGCTTGTCTCGGTGCCGCCATGGCAGCCAAGGAGAACGGTAACAACCGAAGGACCGTCTTGTTTGTCGGTGACGGTTCTTTGCAGTTG ACACTTCAGGAGATTGGTACCATGCTCCGCCGAGGCGTCCATCCTTACATTTTCGTCCTCAACAACGATGGCTACGAAATTGAGCGACAGATCCACGGCTGGACCGCCGAGTACAACGACATTCAGCTCTACGACCAccaactcctcctccccttccttgcTGGTAAGAAGACTAAGACCCCTTATCAGTCTTACGCAGTCCACACTCCTCAAGAGTTTAGCAAACTTctcgatgatgaagagttcAACAAGCCCGACAGGTTGAGGTTGATCGAAGTGTTTATGCCTAGGGGTGATGCTCCTGCTGGTCTTATCAGGCAGGCCAAATTGACCGCCGAGGCCAATGACAGGATCTAA